The following DNA comes from Phalacrocorax carbo chromosome 14, bPhaCar2.1, whole genome shotgun sequence.
ATATCGAGTATGCTGGCCTTGCATATGCTCCCATTAATTTTAATGGGAGTCGCCATGGAATAAATTAGTGCTCAGCATAAGTCAGGGCAGCAGAATCTGGCCCTGATTTGGGCTTCGCCTATCTGGGAAATCCACTTAATCAGACATCCCCAGGGAACCAATTTCGGTTTAATGATATTTAATGGCACTAACAGATGTTCCAGGGGCATCGTAGCATCACTTATGTAGGAAGCCTTCAGGTGATTTAGTGGTGTTTAAGTCTGCATGTGGCTGAGGCTCAAGCTGGTTTGCTCCACTGCGATGGCTTTCGGTCCTCCCCCTTAGTTATCATACATGCAAGAAAGGGCATCAAGAGTTTACTCATTGCTTGGTCTTGGTTTATCTCATTCCTTCTGTACCATCCCTCTAGGTCACGTTCCCCTGCAGATCATCTTACAGTTATTTTAGTCACAGCAGAAGACACATCGCAGGTTTGCCTCGGATGGTCTCACATTAACTATGCCAAAATGGAGCCAACCAAACCCATCCATCACTTCAGAAACTCTTGATCTAGGAAAGATTTCAGGTCATGTGGCCGGTTGGAATATTTCCTGTTCCGAGGCTGAAACTCCCACGTTTGAGTACGCGAGGCACCAAAGTCTGCGCTGGGCTTCCAGAATGCAAGCCTTGACACCTTTCTTGGcaatgtgtcttttaaatacaatgAAGCTGGCTGACATAGAGTCATTCTAGGCCATTTCAACCTTCAGCTTTTAAGAGAGCGGAAGCAACAAAGTTCGAGTGTATTAAATAGCTTATAAGCTCATTACAGACATTTTCATGAGGTCAATACTTCATCTAAGACTTTTGTCATTGACCCCGAATGGAACCATGATTTCCTGCTCTAAAATGAAGGCGAATTTCACCAGGGATGCGAACGTGTCTTGCACCAGCTTTCCCTGCCGCTTCTACCCGTTACGCTGTCCTCGGGAGCTTTACCGGCAACCCAAAGCCAGAGCTGCCGCAAAGAACCGCCTGATCAAGCCTGCGGAAACCCGTTTCATCTCAGCCTTGACCACTGAAAACCATATTCAGGAGCAAGACAGATCGGGGGAAAAGCATCGAATACTTCTACGAAACTAGTGGTCTCACGGGCGGAAGCAAGGGAAGGCACAGATGTTATGCCAGCTCTAGGAAACCGGTACGTATGTCACAGACGTCGCGTGACCTGACGTGAAGGTTAAGGGCTGTACTTTAAGGAATTTACTGTTGGCTCAGCGAGGGGATGTTCAGGAACTTAGAGGCTTTTCCTCTGCGCTAGCACATACTTATATTTAATTGGGTAGTTCAGCTGCTATTATGCCAGAGAAGAAAGTGCAGaatcactctttttttttttttttaaatgtatgacACATCTTTTATGTATTACACGGTGAACAGAAGTTTAAACTGCTAGCAGGGTTCCCTAGAAGACACCCCTGTAGAGGTATAACGTTTCGGTGCCGTACAGAACAGGCAGACCACCTCAGCTAACCTTGGTCCACAGCAGACTGGTGTCGTACGCAGACGCCCGGCACCGGGAGCTGTCAGCCAGGTCacaaaatgttacagaaatacACAAACCTGGCCCCCATCCCCAGAACTCCTGCCTTCAAGACTCTGAGTTTAACCTGTAGCAAAATATGACTCTTCAATTCTATTTATGCAATTAAGTGAAATGTAGAGCTCAGTTTTAACCCCTGATTAATTCATTCTCTTTAATGCTTTGCATCACCCCAGATATTCAATTCTTAGGCTATAGAAGCGAAGCTATGGCAATTTATGAGGTGAAGGTCCTGCCTTATTACAGCTGCTCAGTTTGCATGTAGTCGCTCCACTGCTGGGAGCTCTGCACCACAGGTTGCTTTACACTAagctatttttccttcaaagtgtGTTAAATGCTCTCGTGTTCCGGCAAGATCCTATCCTAAATAAACAATTTAAGTAAAAGATGTTGTAATCATACTTGATCAACGTACCTGAATTGTTTGACTCTGATAGACTTTAATTACGTGAAAACTGAAACTGTAAATTCCTTTTCTTGGTGCTACAAAGACAGACTCCAACGTGAAAAAATTGCCCACATTTACTAGGAtctacaaacacaaaaatacagcaTGGGAATTAGTACAGGTATTCGGtgctaaataaaaaatacagactaTTAACTTTACAAAACATTCACCCacagaaattttttaatttacatctACGCTGTTTTATTCATTGTCCTCTCAGTTAAGGTGGAATATTACccataaaaatgcatatttaattatatttgtaGTACAACTTTCCTATAAATAAACTAaggtggaaaatatttcttacgGTGCTGCTGTATCACACCCTCAAGACCTTTCTTCTATACTTGTTTAGAGGAGAttaagaaaaggcttttttttttttgcatcattcCCCAAAATGACCTCAAAACACTAATTCAGGGAGTGGCTTTTGGCTAAAAAGCAGCGGTCAGGTCAACACCGTCTTCCTGAAAGTCTCGGGCTGGAAGGAAGGATGTCTGGGAATGATATAGTTCATTCACCAGTTTATGGTCAGGGTGAGTTACTGAAATACCTGGCACGTCAGAGCAAAACCTGGCTGTGAGCCTTCGCTGCTTCGTTTGTGTAAGCACTAATAATAATTTCGGTTTTATTAAACGGAGACAAGTAACAGAGGGGAACGTATTAAACGAGTGCGTCGTCCATAGGCTAAATTATCTTCTTTAACGActaaatttttctctttctttccttttagttatgccttatttttaattgctattttCAGGCTGCTTTATGCCAGGCGCAGccctggaaagctgctgggaACGTCCGTGAGGTTGGGGTAATTTACATTGCTAGCATTAAGCTACGTGACATATCTGGCTTCAGTTGTCACGACAATTTACTGTTCGTTATAATACGGTATCAGAAGCAAAATAACCGTCAGTCTCAATTACCGTGGACTTGCCCTAGGACAGGAGCTGGTACATGAAACGCGTGCTGGCGTCCGTGCGGCAGCGTTAGGGGCTGAGATGCGAGGGGCTGTGCTATCGGCCTCTGGTCGTTATGCGAAAGTTAAatgatttttccttaaaattcgtaccttcccccccccaccaaaGGCTGCACAAGCCGCCTAACGCTCTGCCGCGGCTCTCGCACCTGGGAGAAGCCCTGCGCTGCCTCTGGGACGCGCagccccggccgtgccccccctcccccggcgcCCCTCACCGCGCCTCGGGCCCCGCTTCACCCCAATATTTAACTGATATTGGCCCCATCCAcggcgggggctgggggcgggggggcaccgATCGCCCCCCGGGGCCCCGACAGCGGCTGCCCCCGCCCCACTTggccccccccatcccgcccatcccggggggggggcgcgggggggggaagTGCGGCGGGGCGTGCCGTGCCCCCCGCGGGGGCGgctgcccccggccccccccgagCATCCCGCGgccacccgcccggccccgccgcgggggctCCCCGCAGGCAGCcgccccctgcaccccaacttttatttttttcttttttagccgAAATTAAGGAAATGGGCGaagtgggggctggggggggggggtgtcggggAGGGGGAACCctcggggcgagcgggcggtGGCACCTGTTGATCGCGACCGGCCGCGTCccggcgtgggggggggggacacacagggaCACCccggtcccgggggggggggggggcacacggGCACCCCAGCCCCGGCGGGAGGGACACGggcacccccaccccggcccttcgggggggggggggggggggcacccaggcaccccggccccgcggggatCCCCGCTTACCTGGTCGAAGTAGATGATGCGCGTCTTGTTGCTCATCTCGGAGGGCTCGTGGTTGGTGCTCCTGACCGCCGAGAAGGCGACCTTGGAGTTGGCCGCCCGCACGGAGATGCCCAGCGGGGAGGAGGACGAGCCCTTGGCGTCGGTGGCCGGGTTGGAGTCGCAGACCACCAGGCACTTCCCCTCCAGGACGATGGGCTCCGTGTCGTTCTGCGCCCTCGCCGCGGGGCTGCCCAGCGCCAGGGCCAGCACGACGGCGGGCAGCAGCCGCCAGCCCATGGTCGGcacccgccgccgctccgcgccccgctccgcgccccgcgCCGGCCACCGCGCCGCGCACCCGCGGGAGGCAGCGCCGGCAGCCGCGCACCGCACCGCGCACCGCGCACCGCGCGCGcacaccccccgcacccccgctCCTCCCGGCAACGCCGCGCTGAAAGTCTTCTTTCCTCCGGCTTCTTccctctgtctcttttttttccctctccttcttctcttctcctccccccccccacccccccgccaccactttctgccttcctctttttttctttctttttttttccctttctttcttcaccCCGGTCCTTTCACAAGCTCTTTAAAACACGCCGTTAAAAAGCtgccaaacaaaataaatactttcctGTTCACCCTTATCTCCCCTCTCTCCACAtcaagaaaaaaggagagtgagaaggagggagggtgaggggaaaaaaaaaattaaaaaaccccacaaccctcAGGTGAATTATTGAtgagagagaggagaagagagaggtcgtgaagaaataaaaccatctGACGTTGCCATGATTGCCGCTGCTGGCTCGCTCTCCCCTTCGAGCCGGAGATCCGGGATGCGCTGGGTGCCGGAGCGGAGCGGTGGTACCTTACCCCAAAGCTAGATCCTGTGTCTGATATCACTGCCGGGGTGCTGCAGACTccactcctctctctctcttccccaccccccctctCTgccacaacccccccccccaaagagTTATGTCATAACAAACCTGCCCAGCTCTCACC
Coding sequences within:
- the CBLN4 gene encoding cerebellin-4 isoform X2, translating into MGWRLLPAVVLALALGSPAARAQNDTEPIVLEGKCLVVCDSNPATDAKGSSSSPLGISVRAANSKVAFSAVRSTNHEPSEMSNKTRIIYFDQILVNVGNFFTLESVFVAPRKGIYSFSFHVIKVYQSQTIQVNLMLNGKPVISAFAGDKDVTREAATNGVLLYLDKEDKVYLKLEKGVDSSLPLLREDHFIIMGLMFLYCFFMGEYGFSLWILAPSELLRSSAEFCVFQYNIFGLRLKQTINIYA
- the CBLN4 gene encoding cerebellin-4 isoform X1, translated to MGWRLLPAVVLALALGSPAARAQNDTEPIVLEGKCLVVCDSNPATDAKGSSSSPLGISVRAANSKVAFSAVRSTNHEPSEMSNKTRIIYFDQILVNVGNFFTLESVFVAPRKGIYSFSFHVIKVYQSQTIQVNLMLNGKPVISAFAGDKDVTREAATNGVLLYLDKEDKVYLKLEKGNLVGGWQYSTFSGFLVFPL